The genomic stretch gaggaggaagtcttGACAGAATCAGGTGAAATATCAGGTCTTGCTTATCCAGACGCTCGTTAACCTTTGCTTATCAACCTTAATCTGATTGATTATTCTCAGAAGAGAAACTAGAATAGGATGAGAAGCAGAAGCTTCTGAGACGGGTATCTGATTGGGAGCTTCTTCCATAGCAGAGTCTTGAGGTTCAAGAGCAGCAGGTTCAACGTGTTGAACAATTTCTGTTTCTAGAGCTTCTTCTTCTTCCAAAGCTACTGGAGAGGCTTCCTTGATTTCTGGTGCAAGAAGGCATAATTGGGAATTTCTCAGCTTCCACAATTCCATTAAGGGCACGAACCCATAACGAAATTTGCTTCCAGCAAGAGTGTACCCAAGATCCTTCATCTTGGAAATATCGAAGTTCATCCAGCTTCTATAAGCTTCCCAAGCTGAATCACTTGCAGCCGGGCTTGCTGAAGAATGACTGACAATCATTTCTTTCTCTAAACGTCTCTTAGATTCATAGTAAAAATTCGTTAGAACCTTACCAAGGTCATGGGGGGATAGTGTTGGTATTTTTGGGTATCTTATGGTGAAGTTGATTCTGGACTCATCAAATTCATGACCAAAAACGGAAGGATGTCATGGTTGAATAATGGGAGATAACTCTAGTGAAGTGATTTCTGGCTCGAAGTCAAACATTCCTTCAAGAGTGTCATCAGAAACATGTTTGTCAGAAACACTTCTTACATTACAGCAGATGTTCTAGGTGTTGTAAAGTTTAGATTATTTGGTTGGGGAGCATAAACAATTGGTGGTGGTGAGATGGGTGAAGTTTGTAACTGTGGAGGAGATAAGGGAGGTGGTATCGATTGTTATTCTAAAACAGGAGCAGAAACTAAAGGAGTTTCTGTGATTGGACTTTTTGTAAAAGGTGTTTCTATTATGGGAGTAGATATTCGTGGTGGAATTTCAATGATTGGGGTTGATATTTATGGATTTGATTCTGGTGGTGGAATTGGAATTGGTTCGGAAATAGTGGATTGAGATGGAAGAGGAATTCGTAAGATTCTAGAAGACATTGAATCAGAATCTAAAGAAGCACTATCAGAAGGAAGCTTACCAGAAAATCTTGAAGATTGGACGACCCCAGAAGTATCCTTCAGAATCATAGCCTTCTGGTGCTCACTTAGAGGCACCGCATCTTCGTCTTGAAAGATAgtaatattatttttattttgagCCCTAGAAGATCCTTCTCCTCTGAACTCTTTCTTTCGTTTTCCATGAACATCTCGGTAAGTTTCCTGAAGGTTAAATGGATCCACCAGAGGTTCAAATTCGTCCTTCAGACAGCTTTCCAAGTAAGCCATCAGAACCTGTGGAGGGTCAATTTTAGTGAATATAGGGTAGTTCTCAAGAGGATTTCTTATGTCCCAAATATCATCCTTAGTTAGCATGACATTTGGTCTTTGAAATAAGGATATGATACCCATACTCTTCATATTTTTCCCCCATAAGACTTTCCCAACGTCCTTCACCAATTTTTCTATCAAGCCACTGACCAGAAGGTCATCCACCAAACCGTTTTCCACCAGAATATCTGAAATCAATCTTCCATTGGGAATGAACTTGCTCCTAGCCTTCTTGGATGATCCACCTGTTCTGGATTCTCTGATAGAATCTCTTATGAACTTAAACAGAAGTGATGAAAGTCCCAGATTGACACCCTTTTCTAGAAGAAATAACTTGACTTTCTGACGTGTGTTGATGTAGTCAAAACTGTTTGTATTTGGCCTGTGGTTAATGCACCCCAAAATGATCTTGAACCAAACTCCCAGGTTCCTTATTAATTCCTTAACACTAGGACCCTTTTCAATTGCGAAATTTGTTTCTTCTTTGAATATGACAGGAGAAATATCATCATCACTCTTAGCAGTGATGGTTGCACTATGAACCCTCTTTCCTTTGCCATCATGTCCAATAAGGTCCGCAATGGACTTCTCAGTGATGAAGATCTTCCTATTCGTGATATAGGAAGTTATGGTTTCTCTTTCTGCTATTGCATGAACCCAAAACTGTTTTACCAACACAGTGTAAATTGGGCATGTTAGTCTCTCGAAGAAGGTGTTCCATCCTTGAACATTCAACGTTTCAGTGAAATCAAAATCGTTATCCTTTAGGTTTTTGAAATCAACGATGGTTTCACATAGCACAATTAACTCATTGACTGGAGTGTGAAGAGTTAACTCAGGAATTCCTTCCAACATGTTGTTGCTTTCAGTTGCCTTTGAAGATTGTTGTTGTTCAACAATTTTATTtgaagaggaagaagatgaagatgaagaacaatttcctttgttcatagactttaatgTGATTCATATCAAATCACTTCCAAGTCTTATTCATCTTCTATTATCATAAATCATACCTCTTGCCTCAATCTCTTATTGTCAGTCGTAGTAAGCTGGACTGTgaaagctctgactttctcattgcacagtgagaatacgtaggcatgagaaTTCAGATTCTCCGCAAGCTACCTTATTTAATTCTACCTCATTGGTTATTCTTTATCAATCAATACCATTGTTTTTTTCTCCATAGTGATATAGTGTTATTTGTACCCAATAACACTTTCTTGTGGGATCTCATATATATCCTTTTAGGATGACCTAATCAAGTCCACCTTGTGAATCAAGAGATGTTTGTATTGTCAAACCAAATAATTTATTCCTTCTTTTGGGCTAATACGCATGTCTACTCTTTGATTCGAAGTTTATTTACCTTTATGGGTTCCCCTGTTACCATTCTGTTGGCGCATGTTATATTGTTCATCATTGTAATCATACCTTTGAAGTTGTGTTTGTCTTGTTAGTCCTAGTTGCTTAGGCAAACACTTCTTTGTTTCATTCTTGGTTTTCGTAGTTCTATGAACTACGAgtgctctgactttctcattgcacaataAGAATACGTAGGTACAAGGTTGCGAACCCTTGTTGAGCACAATCCTAATTATTCTCCCACCTTAGGTCACCATCCATATCTTCCATGATCCATTACCTACCTTCAATCATCAAACCATTCACCAGTGATATATTATCTCTTTGGAACCAAATATAGTTTTCTTTGGAATTtcatatacacccttttaggacacTTGTCCACCTTTGTACTAAGAGATGTTTGTTCTATAAAACCAAATACCTAATCCATTCTTTTTGGCTATGACAATACAGTGGGGTATGCATATGTCCCTCTACATATTAATATGTTCCACCTTTACTCTTGGGTTGTGAATGCTATTTATCCCTATGGATTCCAATAATACCCTTACTTTTGGTTTCAAAGTATACTTTCTCAGTCACTTTTACCAAAAACCCCAATTCTCAGACTTTGGTTACTTTTCcccattcatctccatgatgcattcatattctaccttcattcacttcatgtgatatactGTTATCTTTGAGACAAGTACACTATCTCTTTGATCTCCATCTTGTGTCtgcttgtgaaccaagagttgtttgtgttgtacaaccaaacacttaattcttttttttttccgGTCATGACAATATTGGGTATGCCTAGTTCCGTCCACGTATTAGTACATACcatttttactcttgggttcagatttcatccctttttagagttcaaacaacattatcctttgTTTCAAACCATATTTTTTATCATAACTTCTTTCATCTCCCACAattagttctatgaactatggatctctgaattccttattgcactataaggatacgtagtcatgagggccctaatcctcatcgagcactctatctattattttccttttcctttatTCCTTCGCGATTAAACTTTAGATATAACACTTATTCaagcaagaacaatcaaaacggttcccgttgagtacaacggatgttAGGGGTGCTGATACCTTCCCCTTATATAATTGACTTTCTTACCTAGATTTCTCTTTccccccgggttttatcgatgttttccctttccttcgagaataaataaagttcgatggaaATTTTGTGGTATCTTCAAACGTGTGATGcattcgggtatatttctgctagcttcgGACATCACTCGTGTTGTTAGCCAAAGTGTAATTGCATCCAACATTTGACAAGTGAATCAAGTTGTTTATGTCTGTCCAGTTTGCAAAATCAATCATGGGAGGTCTGGCAGGGGATGGGCTCCTCTACGCTCATGGGAGCCTAAGGTGGTTTTGAAATCCCCAATGCAAGACCAAGGGTGAGTGGTAAATCTCTATGCTTTAGACAAGGAATCCCAATGAGAAGACTTTGTCATTGTCAATACAGGTAAAAGAGACTTGTTGATCATCAGAATGGAAAACAGTAGGGTTAAGACTAGTGGAGCAAATGCACCATAAGTTGGGGGCCAAATATAATCTATTATTCACAGCAAAAAGAAATTGGTTAAGCCTGTTGAACCAATTCCTAGGGAAAATATCAATGCTCATCCAGGGCTCAGCCACAGAACAAAAATTAGGCTTGTATGTAGTGAGGAGTCTTTTAAGTTCCAATTTAGTATGGGAGTTGGTAATGCCCCTTAATTTCCAATATACGCACTTCATAGATCAAGGTTGGAGTTACCCGACCCTGTGTTGTAGGTTTTTTTTCTTGGAAGATTTACTTCTTCCTTTTCTTTTGTGCTTGAAAACTTGAAAAggttcttcaaaatctttgtttgTGTTATCAATGTCATCTTTATCATGATCAGCAAGGTTAACCCATGAGCTATTCAAGAATTCTTTATCTTTTTGAATGATGTTGTTGGTACCGATTTCCTTACTTTTACTAATAGGATCAAGTGATTTTTAAACCACCTGCAGGTCTTAAGTGTAACCTTCTGTCTCAATATGATTTCCTTCATTAACCACAAGAGTGGCATCCACAAATTCTGAGTCTTCAGAATCATGATCATTATGTGTTCTACTAGAACCTGCAGCCTGCTCAATATCCAAATTGGCTAGATGAAGAATAGGTTCATGAGAAACCTCCTTAATAGTTTCCTTATCCAAGGTCTTGTTGTCCTCTTTTGCAACAAAAGCCTTAAGAATACCTTTGATTTTTTTGGCCTCTCTATCTAGAGTCTCTACTTGTTGTTGATTAGCTTTTTTGCAATAGCTTTGATTGTGACCAATCCAGTTACAGAAGTTATAGTAATCAAGTAGGTTTTTGTAGTCGAGATCAACGAAAAAATCAAAGCCCTCTCTTTCGACCAGGACTCTATATTTGGTTTCCTTTGTTAAATCCATATCAACCAAAACCCTGACAAAATATCTGAAATCCCTATCGAATTTGGGAAGTTGAAAGAAGACACGACCATGGAATATTGAAAACGGTGGGATCTGAATCTTCCTTGAAAAAGAAGATTAAGGTTTTAAGTGAACGTTGTTTTAGAAATTTCTAGAGCATAGCTGCTTCATTCCAAGAAATTATTAGTATTGAATTTATATATATTAGTTTGATGTTAAAATGAAAGGAAAATGGGAGGATTCCAATTTTTCTTAGTCTGAGAATCAAATTGTCTCTCTAGAATATTAATTATGTGGTGGTGTTCATTGGTTTTTTTCTTGCTTATGCATTTGGtctattttttttcttctaaacTAGTAACAAACTCGTGAAACTGCACGGGATTTCCGTATGGATTCATAATACTTTTTGTCTAActttaaatttatatttttggatCATTAGCATTTAGAATGTTACAAACATAAGCTAATATGATCCATCAACTCTGATTCCTTTATCCAAACAGTACAttcaaaaataaaattaacatGAGTAAAACATTTAATAGTACGTAGTTATTATAAACTTCAAAAGACAACATGTGAACCTTTTCAAAAATATCTCTCATCTAAACCGTAAAACCTTGAAGTTTATCATTGCAGCAATACCAAAGCTTATAACTTCTTTTTCCATCCTAGAACAACATGAAGAAATATATGAAATTCTATATTGCTTTTTCGAATATGCAAAATGCACTATCAAGGTTGTGTTTCAATGATTCAGAAATTTACCAAGTTTCATAATCAAGTATAAACTAAAACTTATTGTAAAATCAAACCATAGGATTATCATACAAATCATCAAAGATCTTCATTTTAATCAATATTTTTGGAAAGATTTTGGTTTGAAAAATCAAGATTCAGAGAGGTTCACATGTTGCCTTTTGAAGTTTATAATAACTACGTATTATTAAATGTTTTATTCATGTTACCTTTGTTTTTAAATGTACTGTTTAGATAAACTAATCAAAGTTGGTGAATTATatcaaatattttttaaattgaattaCCATATCTGATGCAAATCAAGCATGTCAATATCAAACAGATGATCACAACCGTATAAATCAAACaattataaattttttatttattttatttaaaaagtAAATAGTAGAAGAAGAAAATTATTTAAAAAGATGTAGATTTAATTTGTAtcataaaagaaaaagaaaaaaatgtttACCAACTACTAACAAGACTCACAATAGCGTTAATATCAATAAACCACTTCCTTTAAAGAGGAGACTTCACTTTAGTAAGTCCAAACCTCTCCTAATAGCCAAGACTTCTGTGAAGAGTGTATAGATCCCTCTTCATCATAAATTCGTCAGGGGTGATAGAATCCAATTGAACGACATGCGGATAATGTTCACGGTGGAAATGAACCAAACCCCAATATTTTCAAAACCTATTCGAGCAAGAATGAGAATACCCGATACAAACACGACAAAATGTGGAATGGGCTTTCAAAGTACAAGGTTTCACCAATACGACGCGCCCCCGAAAATCTCCCTAGCTCTCAAAAAATGACTAAATAAGGGAACATTTTGATGTAGTACACTAAGTACTTGAACCTGGACATTATACCTAAAGGTCTGTATTACAGCAAAGAGATGGAAGACAAATCGGCAAGAGGGTTTCCAAGATTTATATTAGGCCCAGAATTAGAATACCTTTATAAACGCTCAGGCACATTGGTAGAGCTACGAGGGGAAAATCTTCAGAAACTTCAACACCTCCACCTCAAACTCGAACAAAGGCGGTTGTTGAACAAAACATCATAAAAAAGAATGATGCAATCCTAGGAATTGTTATGGATCCTCATGCCTTATTCTACATGGAGAACCAACCAGTCAGAGAGGCGATTGGCTATGATGTTAGCCATAATTACTATTGTCGGATCACTTAAAATAGAAATGGTTCCCAATATCTCGGAGTCCACCCAGATATATTTATTTGCATCGTTCGACTCCATTAAAGTTACTTCTTTTAGAGGTATCTCATCAGCCCACGAGATTTCGAAGAATTTGAGCCAGTTGACACCATTCTTCTGAGCTCCACGCGTCACTGAATCAGAGACTAGCATCGCTGATTCTAGAGTCCTACAGTCTTAGTTAACACCAATTATGATTCCAATACATAACACTCATATGCACATATATAAGGtgaattaatataattaaataaagAATGAATAAATAATAAGTAATGGAAAGAAAAAAGACTGAATGTAAAGAAGCAAAAAATAACTGAAGAAAATGAATAAGAAATGAAAACAAAGAAACGAAAAACTCCCTATATGCATAGATTCTTAGTAAAGAGTCCTACATCCTTTTAGGTTTGATGCTAAGCTTCCACAACCATATCACTTTCGCAAGTTCCTGAGCCTAAATGCTTCCTTCTAAATTGACATTGTAATATGCTCATTTAGTCTATGATTTATACTCAccgatgaagatgatgaagaaatAGGCTCGGGACCCTATGTATGATGGTTTGGTAAATCTGTAAAGACATTTGCAGTATATGTAGGAAATGAGAGAATGTGGGTAGGAAATGATGGAGTATAGGTAGGGAATGGTGGAATTCGTGTATGGAATGGTGAATTCTGTGTAAGAAGTTGAGGAATTTGTGTAGGAAATTATGAAATTTGTGTAGGGAATGGATGAATCTATGTGGGAAATTGTGAAACATTGAATTTATGAGACTCATTTCATATTAGGATGCATATTAAATTTATTACCTTAGTGTTCCTCTATTTATCTTGAATCTTCACTAAATTCATAATTGTTTGAAAAATATAAATATCAATTTCTTGAAGTACTCAACGTCTTTCTTCTTTTCTCTTGTACCTCATAATAGTCAATTTTCTCAACCCTTTGGCATAAATCTAATAAAGGAACTTGTGTATTGTTTTTCATCTATTATTGTTTAAGTAACTTTTTCTACTCGCTCATTAGGTTTTTTTGGAACATACAGCTTCCTTGTTGTTATCTTTTCATTCCTCAACATAACAACATTTTTTTCAAGACAGTGTTCTAATGAAtaagaaaataaaagaataatATATTAAATGGTGTTTTTTTGCACTCAACATTAAAATTAAAAGCACAACCCTCCCTTTCAATAAGAAGGAAGTTGGGCAAGAATTCTTACAAATCAAAATCTACCAAAATTCTAATACAATATCCACACAATTTTTTAATTacaaatataatatattaaaaaagAAATCAAGATACACCAATAGCAGAAACTCCATACAAATATAACTTCTAGTTACTTCATCTAATGTAATAGGAACACCAACACATTTTGTGATTGAAAAAAGAATTCTTGATCTCTAATATTCAAAAGAAAGACCATGTTGTTATAAATAAAGATAAAACTGGATGTTCATCCAtattctttttttcatcttcCTATTTTCTATTAATAGGTGTCATTTTCCATCTCCCTTAGATCCTATAAATAAGATCCACATTGCAATGTAAAGTATACTTTTGAAGAAGATAATATAATATTATTTTCACTCTTCTCTTCCTCTCTTTGATCTCTATattattttatttagttttataACACGTTATCAACAAGAAGCTCTCAGGTATGGTTATTTGGCTTCCATCTCGAATTAATGTTGAACCATCATTTGTTTAGAATCATGGAAATAAGAAAAAATAGTTGAGTATATGATATAATTTATTTAACATTAGAAAGGTATATTATTATTGATGATTTTTTGTAATTTTAAAAAGTTGCCAAAAGATTGTCATTCCAGAAGAATGACACAAATAATTTTAATGCATCACAGAAGGATGATTATAATTTTTAGATCACTGTTTGTAAGAAATCATTTATATAGTTCCTGAAGAACTTATAATGCATAGCATCCTTGAAGGATAGTAAAATAACATTGTATAGTTCATGAAGAACTTGTAGCGCTCTATTTGCTCTATTTTGTTTAAGATGGAGCAAGAAAAGTTTTGTTTCTCATAAAGAAGGAAGTTATGAATTTTGTTTTGTTAAAGTAAACACTCTAGATTATTAGTTGTTATTTTTAAAATACCAGAATTTATTATTGTGTCAAGAAATTGAAATTTGTTTGAAATATtattatttcatgattttgatcGAGTTAGCAATTTAGATTTTATAACAATTAAAAGAAAATGCATGTATTTTGTCACTAATTTGGTGTTTTTTAAGTAGATAATTTTAAGACTAATGTAACAATCCAGTTTACTATTGTGTTATTTTAAATATTAACATTTAATATTGCATTTATGATAATTATATCATTATAATATTTAATACTTAATATTttatctaatttttatttttttatgataGAACTAAGTATGTCAAATCTTACGAAATTGGATTTTGGGGCTCTTGATATTTCGGGAAAGAACTATTTGACATGGGCTCTAGACGCTAAAATTCATTTAAACACAGAAGGTCACGGTGACACTATTAAATAAATCATTTCATCAACAAAAGGCAAAAGCAATGATATTCCTTTATCGTCACCTTCATGAGGATCTTAAAAATGAATATCTTACCGTAACTAACCCATATGTCCTATGGAAAATTTTGAAAGATAGATATGATCATCAAAAAACATTTATTCTACCAAAAGTTCGATATGATTGGATGCATTTACGTTTGCAGGATTTTAAAAGTGTAAGTGATTATAATTCTACAATATTTAAAATAACTTCTAAGCTGACACAATGTGGAGAAAAAGTAACTAATGAAGATATGTTAGAGAAAAAAATTCCGTTTTTCATGCATCCAATGTGCTCATGCAGCAGCAATATCGAGAAAAGGATTTAATAAATATTTTGAACTAATATCTTGTCTTCTTATGGTTGAGCAAAATAATAAACAATTGATGAAAAATCACGAGGCTCGTCCCATTGGTACAACTCCATTCCCATAAGTGAATATGGCAAGGCATGATCACTATGGGAAAAACCGCGGTCGGGGTCGTGCATGTGCATGTGGTCATAATTATGCTCATGGTCTTGGTTTTGATCGTGGTCGCAATGGTAATCATAAGAACA from Lathyrus oleraceus cultivar Zhongwan6 chromosome 7, CAAS_Psat_ZW6_1.0, whole genome shotgun sequence encodes the following:
- the LOC127104400 gene encoding uncharacterized protein LOC127104400 — translated: MLEGIPELTLHTPVNELIVLCETIVDFKNLKDNDFDFTETLNVQGWNTFFERLTCPIYTVLVKQFWVHAIAERETITSYITNRKIFITEKSIADLIGHDGKGKRVHSATITAKSDDDISPVIFKEETNFAIEKGPSVKELIRNLGVWFKIILGCINHRPNTNSFDYINTRQKVKLFLLEKGVNLGLSSLLFKFIRDSIRESRTGGSSKKARSKFIPNGRLISDILVENGLVDDLLVSGLIEKLVKDVGKVLWGKNMKSMGIISLFQRPNVMLTKDDIWDIRNPLENYPIFTKIDPPQVLMAYLESCLKDEFEPLVDPFNLQETYRDVHGKRKKEFRGEGSSRAQNKNNITIFQDEDAVPLSEHQKAMILKDTSGVVQSSRFSGKLPSDSASLDSDSMSSRILRIPLPSQSTISEPIPIPPPESNP